From a single Osmerus eperlanus chromosome 8, fOsmEpe2.1, whole genome shotgun sequence genomic region:
- the LOC134025077 gene encoding ribonuclease ZC3H12A-like: MDHQHGRVERFLKLGYSHRDILRVLESLHHEAQTNDILEELIKTCQTSSSTDTTSSTPSRPAHNSPQLIPRGCSPPQASTSPSPPPLQLRNSAERDSTGGFRPVVIDGSNVAISHGNKKVFSCRGLQLAVGWFWERGIRDITVFVPLWRKEQPRPEAPITDQHILHELEKRKILVFTPSRCVNGKRVVCYDDRYIIKLAYDSDGIIVSNDNYRDLQIEKPQWKKFIEERLLMYSFANDKFMPPDDPLGRNGPTIDNFLRKKPWTLENKQQHCPYGKKCTYGVKCKFYHPERSNQSQLSVADELRAKSKPAAEREQPYVLPAGSQGSGQETLMYTAPYHKPDRATQQYRYPSTPPPIRTEDHSHRSSSCELFTQQRDSGSPGLLHPPSLRLCPSPRLCPSPRLCPSPDTDEAFGSMDSSLSRLYIQDSSRSYPKGVSYAYSSGVAGCSQGSEDCYYSFGTQGHLSSGGYHTPGRVPQCGCDWPRSCKLPACNHVVYGQQTHLRAPSLPSAGRGSYPGPFPRDENALLGYYSPRHSHSLPDYPWGQSPSDVGAGLREDCFSGEDRRNVSIQLSTLFPQSMVEQVMSRYPHILDMDKLVPLIHSFRTSHCSF, translated from the exons ATGGACCACCAGCATGGCAGAGTGGAGCGCTTCCTCAAGCTGGGCTACTCCCACAGGGACATCCTGCGGGTGTTGGAGAGCCTCCACCACGAAGCCCAGACCAACGACATCCTGGAGGAACTGATCAAGACCTGCCAGACCAGCAGCTCCACAGACACCACAAGCTCCACACCCAGCCGGCCTGCCCACAACAGCCCTCAGTTGATCCCCAGAGGATGTAGTCCaccacaggccagcaccagccccagcccaccacccctccagctcAGAAACTCAGCAGAAAGAGACTCCACTGGCGGCTTTAGACCGGTGGTCATCGATGGGAGCAATGTGGCCATAAG CCATGGCAACAAGAAGGTGTTTTCGTGTCGCGGGCTGCAGCTGGCTGTGGGGTGGTTCTGGGAGAGGGGTATCCGTGACATCACTGTGTTCGTGCCTCTTTGGAGGAAGGAGCAACCACGCCCTGAGGCCCCCATCACAG ATCAGCACATCCTGCATGAGTTGGAGAAAAGGAAGATCCTGGTGTTTACCCCGTCTCGCTGCGTTAACGGGAAGCGGGTGGTGTGCTACGACGATCGCTACATCATCAAACTGGCCTACGACTCTGACGGCATCATCGTGTCCAACGACAACTACCGTGACCTGCAGATCGAGAAGCCCCAGTGGAAGAAGTTCATCGAGGAGAGGCTGCTCATGTACTCCTTTGCCAATGACAA GTTCATGCCACCAGACGATCCGCTGGGAAGAAATGGACCAACGATTGACAACTTTCTAAGGAAGAAGCCCTGGACCCTGGAGAACAAACAGCAGCATTGCCCATATG GAAAGAAGTGTACTTACGGAGTGAAGTGCAAATTCTACCACCCAGAGCGTTCCAACCAATCACAGCTGTCCGTGGCAGATGAGCTGCGAGCGAAGAGCAAgcctgcagcagagagagagcagccgtATGTCCTCCCAGCTGGGAGTCAGGGGAGCGGTCAGGAGACACTCATGTACACAGCCCCGTATCACAAGCCCGACCGCGCCACTCAGCAGTACAGATATCCCTCCACCCCGCCTCCAATTAGAACAGAGGACCATTCCCACAGGTCCTCCTCTTGTGAACTGTTCACCCAGCAGAGAGACTCAGGAAGCCCTGGTCTGCTGCATCCGCCCAGCCTccgcctctgccccagcccccgcctctgccccagcccccgcctctgccccagcccggACACAGACGAGGCCTTCGGGTCCATGGACAGCTCCTTGTCCAGGCTCTATATCCAGGACTCTTCCAGGAGCTACCCCAAGGGTGTGTCCTACGCCTACAGCAGCGGGGTGGCGGGTTGCAGCCAGGGCAGCGAAGACTGCTACTACAGCTTCGGGACACAGGGGCACCTCTCCTCGGGGGGCTACCACACCCCCGGCAGGGTGCCTCAGTGTGGCTGTGACTGGCCTCGCTCCTGTAAGCTCCCAGCATGCAACCACGTCGTCTACGGCCAGCAGACACACCTCCGGGCCCCATCCCTGCCCTCTGCAGGGAGGGGCTCCTACCCAGGCCCGTTCCCCAGAGATGAGAACGCCCTCTTGGGCTACTACTCACCCCGGCACAGCCACAGCCTTCCAGACTACCcctggggccagagcccctctgACGTGGGGGCAGGGCTTAGGGAAGACTGCTTCTCGGGTGAGGACAGAAGGAATGTAAGCATCCAGCTGAGTACCCTGTTCCCTCAGAGCATGGTGGAGCAGGTGATGAGCCGGTACCCACACATCTTGGACATGGACAAGCTGGTCCCTCTCATCCACAGCTTCAGAACCAGCCACTGTTCCTTCTGA